The following are encoded together in the Pedobacter sp. D749 genome:
- a CDS encoding TonB-dependent receptor, with the protein MKSNFTLLFILLSFTSLAQTLKPDSIKKLEEVTVKGYYNNQTLLRSVSAVNVIDSSLIKNQPSSSLVSMLNTVPGVRMEERSPGSYRLSLRGSLLRSPFGIRNIKIYIDDFPLTDAGGNTYLNALDVSAVGMMEIYKGPEANIFGANTGGAILINPPTINRNEISVSATGGSYGLFHQTASIKQQYKNYSFSFSEGYQRSDGYRQNSSMGRKYFQTLQQWNYSNAGSLKAFAFYSDLKYETPGGLTTAQLDQDPKLARPATPTLPGAIAQQAAIYNKTIFGGIANSYQISQRLKHVIALFTSYTDFKNPFITNYEQRYESTFGLRTFLEYAQTKEDFKFNAQIGLENSATKSQIKNFDNNGGEATKMQASDRLKAGQDFAYLRLNFDINNKFLIELASSLNFYKYNYESYFPVFIASKQRKFDAQFMPKAAVSYLITSDFSARASISKGYSPPTIAEVRSSDNNINNNLQAELGWNYELGLRYKTKNKRFYAAGNLFTYRLKDAIVRRLNQNDSEYFINAGGTKQQGIELETILWMIRNNSSFLTGLQWRCNYTFSHFRFEDFVNGTVNFSGNKLTGVPESILVNSLEFNFPKAFYLFVQHNYTSSIPLNDNNTVFAKRYHLVESKFGIRNLSVNKIHLDLFAGVNNLLNVKYSLGNDLNAANGRYFNSAPGINFYTGLSIQL; encoded by the coding sequence AAGAAGTTACCGTTAAGGGTTATTATAATAACCAAACCTTATTAAGATCAGTATCGGCTGTAAATGTTATAGATAGTAGCTTAATAAAAAACCAACCCAGCAGTTCATTAGTGAGCATGTTAAACACTGTACCTGGGGTACGGATGGAGGAACGTTCGCCTGGTAGCTATCGTTTATCGCTCCGTGGCAGTTTACTCCGGTCTCCTTTTGGCATACGAAATATTAAAATTTACATCGATGATTTCCCCTTAACTGATGCGGGTGGGAATACCTACCTAAACGCATTAGATGTTTCTGCAGTAGGTATGATGGAAATTTATAAGGGGCCGGAAGCCAATATTTTTGGCGCAAATACAGGTGGTGCCATTTTAATTAATCCCCCAACCATAAACCGTAATGAAATTAGCGTTTCAGCTACTGGCGGTTCGTATGGCCTCTTCCATCAAACAGCATCGATCAAACAGCAATATAAAAATTACAGTTTTAGTTTCAGCGAAGGATACCAGAGAAGTGATGGCTATCGACAAAACAGTTCAATGGGCAGAAAATATTTTCAAACTTTGCAGCAATGGAATTATAGTAATGCCGGTAGTTTAAAGGCTTTTGCTTTTTATAGTGATTTAAAATACGAAACACCTGGTGGCTTAACAACTGCACAATTAGATCAGGATCCTAAACTGGCCCGCCCTGCAACACCAACATTACCCGGAGCCATTGCACAGCAAGCTGCCATTTACAATAAAACCATTTTCGGGGGAATAGCTAACTCCTATCAGATCAGCCAACGGTTAAAACACGTGATTGCTTTATTCACCTCTTATACCGATTTCAAGAACCCTTTTATTACCAATTACGAACAGCGTTATGAAAGTACATTCGGCTTAAGAACATTTTTAGAATACGCGCAGACAAAAGAAGATTTCAAATTTAACGCTCAGATCGGGTTAGAAAATTCAGCCACAAAAAGCCAGATTAAAAATTTCGATAACAACGGTGGTGAAGCTACTAAAATGCAGGCTTCAGACCGCTTAAAAGCCGGTCAGGATTTTGCTTACTTGAGGTTAAACTTCGATATCAACAATAAATTTCTGATTGAACTCGCTTCGAGCCTAAATTTCTACAAGTATAATTACGAGAGTTATTTCCCAGTCTTTATTGCCTCAAAACAAAGAAAATTCGATGCCCAGTTTATGCCAAAGGCAGCAGTATCTTATCTCATCACTTCTGATTTTTCGGCTAGGGCATCAATAAGTAAAGGTTATTCGCCACCAACCATTGCAGAAGTAAGGTCTTCGGATAACAATATCAATAATAACCTGCAGGCAGAACTCGGCTGGAATTATGAATTGGGTCTGCGTTATAAAACCAAAAACAAACGCTTTTATGCTGCCGGAAACTTATTCACTTACCGCTTGAAGGATGCTATTGTTAGAAGGTTAAATCAAAACGACAGCGAGTATTTTATCAATGCCGGGGGAACCAAACAACAGGGAATTGAACTGGAAACTATCCTTTGGATGATCAGAAATAATTCCTCTTTTTTAACAGGTTTACAATGGAGATGTAATTACACGTTTAGCCATTTTAGATTTGAAGATTTTGTAAATGGCACTGTTAATTTTAGCGGCAACAAACTTACCGGAGTTCCGGAAAGCATTTTAGTGAATAGTTTGGAGTTTAATTTTCCGAAAGCATTTTACCTTTTTGTGCAACACAATTATACCTCTTCAATCCCTTTAAACGATAACAATACCGTTTTTGCGAAAAGATATCATTTGGTTGAAAGCAAATTCGGCATCAGAAATTTAAGCGTTAACAAAATTCATCTGGATCTATTTGCGGGGGTAAACAATCTGCTCAACGTGAAATACAGCTTAGGCAACGACTTAAACGCAGCCAATGGAAGGTATTTTAACTCAGCCCCGGGAATTAATTTTTATACAGGCCTCTCTATTCAATTGTAA